The following proteins come from a genomic window of Citrobacter europaeus:
- a CDS encoding PTS system mannose/fructose/sorbose family transporter subunit IID, whose protein sequence is MEERTLTRKDLRRCWRAWMMHNLSSMSFERLESFGFCLSMLPVAKKLYPDAAQRTEMLRRHASFYNTEPQIGAIVNGMVLGLEEKKANGEPIDGETINTLKVGLMGPIAGIGDSMIPGMLIPILLSIGMALAAGGNILGPLFYTVAWLAIIIPGSWFLFLKGYKMGSGSVEMLVSSKSARLREALSLLGVFVMGGVAASYVKLGTGLEFITKDGVNIHVQQMLDGIFPQLLPLIVVLGTWYLMAKRGVSPVKAMILLLILAAIGVATGLFAG, encoded by the coding sequence ATGGAAGAACGTACACTTACACGTAAAGATCTTCGCCGCTGCTGGCGCGCATGGATGATGCACAACTTGTCATCGATGAGCTTTGAACGTCTGGAATCTTTTGGCTTTTGCCTGAGTATGCTCCCGGTGGCGAAAAAGCTCTATCCCGACGCAGCCCAGCGTACTGAGATGCTGCGCCGCCACGCCTCGTTCTATAATACGGAACCCCAGATAGGCGCGATCGTAAATGGCATGGTGCTGGGGCTGGAAGAGAAAAAAGCGAACGGTGAGCCGATCGATGGGGAGACCATCAATACCCTGAAGGTTGGTCTGATGGGCCCTATTGCCGGGATCGGCGATTCAATGATCCCTGGCATGTTGATCCCTATCTTGCTCAGCATCGGTATGGCCCTGGCGGCCGGCGGTAACATTCTGGGGCCGCTGTTTTATACCGTTGCCTGGCTGGCTATCATCATTCCCGGTTCGTGGTTCCTGTTCCTGAAAGGCTACAAGATGGGTTCCGGCTCGGTGGAAATGCTGGTGAGCAGCAAGTCTGCCCGTCTGCGAGAAGCGTTATCGCTGCTGGGCGTGTTTGTTATGGGAGGCGTGGCGGCAAGCTACGTTAAACTGGGTACCGGGCTGGAATTTATTACCAAAGATGGGGTGAATATCCACGTTCAACAAATGCTGGACGGTATCTTCCCACAGTTACTACCGTTGATTGTGGTGCTTGGCACCTGGTATCTGATGGCCAAACGTGGTGTGTCGCCAGTGAAGGCGATGATTTTACTGTTGATACTGGCCGCCATCGGCGTCGCCACGGGCCTGTTTGCAGGGTAA
- a CDS encoding PTS sugar transporter subunit IIC: protein MIIEATLIGILCYLGALSSPWLLGLTGGWYLITRPLISGMLVGIILGDIKTGIMIGVAVQAVYIAMVTPGGSMPADLNFVAYPAIALGILSGKGPEVAVALAATIGIAGTILFNAMMVLNSFWNHRADVALERGDERGIYLNSAIWPQVTNFVLRFVPTFIAVYFGAQYISGFMDSLPKIVLSTMNVLGGILPAVGIAILLKQIIKNYTMLIYFLVGFVCIVFLKLNMVALVIVGSLLALIHYNYKPEPPQAANAKSVADDDEDEF from the coding sequence ATGATTATCGAAGCTACGTTGATTGGCATACTTTGCTATCTCGGCGCCCTCAGCAGCCCCTGGCTGCTGGGACTGACCGGCGGCTGGTACCTGATCACCCGCCCGCTGATTTCCGGAATGCTGGTCGGGATTATCCTCGGCGACATTAAAACCGGGATCATGATTGGCGTTGCGGTTCAGGCGGTGTATATCGCGATGGTTACACCCGGCGGTTCGATGCCCGCCGACCTCAACTTTGTGGCTTATCCGGCAATTGCTTTAGGGATCCTTTCCGGAAAAGGCCCCGAGGTCGCGGTTGCGCTGGCAGCCACCATCGGTATCGCCGGAACCATTTTGTTTAACGCGATGATGGTACTGAACTCCTTCTGGAATCACCGGGCAGATGTGGCGCTGGAACGGGGCGACGAACGCGGCATTTACCTGAACAGCGCCATCTGGCCACAGGTGACAAACTTTGTCCTGCGCTTTGTACCGACCTTTATTGCAGTCTACTTCGGGGCACAATACATCAGCGGTTTTATGGACAGTTTACCGAAAATTGTTCTGTCGACGATGAACGTACTGGGCGGCATTTTACCCGCCGTCGGGATCGCGATTTTGCTCAAGCAGATCATCAAAAACTACACCATGCTGATCTACTTCCTCGTCGGTTTTGTCTGCATCGTCTTTTTAAAACTCAACATGGTCGCGCTGGTGATCGTCGGTTCGCTGCTGGCGTTGATCCATTACAACTACAAACCGGAACCGCCGCAGGCCGCGAATGCAAAGTCGGTAGCCGATGATGATGAGGATGAATTCTGA